A window of Halichoerus grypus chromosome 12, mHalGry1.hap1.1, whole genome shotgun sequence contains these coding sequences:
- the STARD3NL gene encoding STARD3 N-terminal-like protein isoform X3 has product MLRRTRQGCKDGEVGERLLYPSSRMNPLQEDMESALTGSQSPHASLRDVHSINPTHLMARIESYEGREKKGISDVRRTFCLFVTFDLLFVTLLWIIELNVNGGIENTLEKEVVQYDYYSSYFDIFLLAVFRFKVLILAYAVCRLRHWWAIALTTAVTSAFLLAKVILSKLFSQGAFGYVLPIISFLLAWIETWFLDFKVLPQEAEEENRLLIVQDASERAALIPGGLSDGQFYSPPESEAGSEEEAEEKQDSEKPLLEL; this is encoded by the exons ATGCTGAGAAGGACCAGGCAGGGCTGTAA GGATGGTGAAGTTGGAGAAAGGCTCCTTTACCCCTCCTCCAGGATGAACCCCCTGCAAGAAGACATGGAGAGCGCTCTCACAGGGAGTCAGAGCCCTCACGCTTCTTTGCGCGACGTTCATTCCATCAACCCCACACACCTCATGGCCAGGATCGAGTCTTacgaaggaagggagaagaaaggcatATCTGATGTCAGGAggactttctgtttgtttgtcaCCTTTGACCTCTTATTTGTAACATTACTCTGGATAATAGAGTTAAAT GTGAATGGAGGCATTGAGAACACATTAGAGAAGGAGGTGGTGCAGTATGACTACTACTCCTCTTATTTTGATATATTC cttTTGGCAGTTTTTCGGTTTAAAGTGTTAATACTTGCATATGCTGTGTGCAGACTGCGCCATTGGTGGGCCATAGCG CTGACGACAGCAGTGACCAGTGCCTTTTTACTCGCAAAAGTGATCCTCTCAAAG CTTTTCTCCCAAGGGGCTTTCGGCTACGTGCTCCCCATCATTTCATTCCTCCTTGCCTGGATTGAGACGTGGTTCCTGGATTTCAAAGTCTTACCTcaagaggcagaagaggaaaata GACTCCTGATAGTTCAGGATGCTTCAGAGAGGGCGGCACTTATACCTGGTGGTCTTTCAGATGGTCAGTTTTATTCTCCACCTGAATCTGAAGCAG
- the STARD3NL gene encoding STARD3 N-terminal-like protein isoform X2, producing MESLNSSLDSVIVWINLARDGEVGERLLYPSSRMNPLQEDMESALTGSQSPHASLRDVHSINPTHLMARIESYEGREKKGISDVRRTFCLFVTFDLLFVTLLWIIELNVNGGIENTLEKEVVQYDYYSSYFDIFLLAVFRFKVLILAYAVCRLRHWWAIALTTAVTSAFLLAKVILSKLFSQGAFGYVLPIISFLLAWIETWFLDFKVLPQEAEEENRLLIVQDASERAALIPGGLSDGQFYSPPESEAGSEEEAEEKQDSEKPLLEL from the exons ATGGAATCACTGAATTCATCACTTGACTCAGTAATAGTTTGGATAAATTTAGCAAG GGATGGTGAAGTTGGAGAAAGGCTCCTTTACCCCTCCTCCAGGATGAACCCCCTGCAAGAAGACATGGAGAGCGCTCTCACAGGGAGTCAGAGCCCTCACGCTTCTTTGCGCGACGTTCATTCCATCAACCCCACACACCTCATGGCCAGGATCGAGTCTTacgaaggaagggagaagaaaggcatATCTGATGTCAGGAggactttctgtttgtttgtcaCCTTTGACCTCTTATTTGTAACATTACTCTGGATAATAGAGTTAAAT GTGAATGGAGGCATTGAGAACACATTAGAGAAGGAGGTGGTGCAGTATGACTACTACTCCTCTTATTTTGATATATTC cttTTGGCAGTTTTTCGGTTTAAAGTGTTAATACTTGCATATGCTGTGTGCAGACTGCGCCATTGGTGGGCCATAGCG CTGACGACAGCAGTGACCAGTGCCTTTTTACTCGCAAAAGTGATCCTCTCAAAG CTTTTCTCCCAAGGGGCTTTCGGCTACGTGCTCCCCATCATTTCATTCCTCCTTGCCTGGATTGAGACGTGGTTCCTGGATTTCAAAGTCTTACCTcaagaggcagaagaggaaaata GACTCCTGATAGTTCAGGATGCTTCAGAGAGGGCGGCACTTATACCTGGTGGTCTTTCAGATGGTCAGTTTTATTCTCCACCTGAATCTGAAGCAG
- the STARD3NL gene encoding STARD3 N-terminal-like protein isoform X1: protein MNPLQEDMESALTGSQSPHASLRDVHSINPTHLMARIESYEGREKKGISDVRRTFCLFVTFDLLFVTLLWIIELNVNGGIENTLEKEVVQYDYYSSYFDIFLLAVFRFKVLILAYAVCRLRHWWAIALTTAVTSAFLLAKVILSKLFSQGAFGYVLPIISFLLAWIETWFLDFKVLPQEAEEENRLLIVQDASERAALIPGGLSDGQFYSPPESEAGSEEEAEEKQDSEKPLLEL, encoded by the exons ATGAACCCCCTGCAAGAAGACATGGAGAGCGCTCTCACAGGGAGTCAGAGCCCTCACGCTTCTTTGCGCGACGTTCATTCCATCAACCCCACACACCTCATGGCCAGGATCGAGTCTTacgaaggaagggagaagaaaggcatATCTGATGTCAGGAggactttctgtttgtttgtcaCCTTTGACCTCTTATTTGTAACATTACTCTGGATAATAGAGTTAAAT GTGAATGGAGGCATTGAGAACACATTAGAGAAGGAGGTGGTGCAGTATGACTACTACTCCTCTTATTTTGATATATTC cttTTGGCAGTTTTTCGGTTTAAAGTGTTAATACTTGCATATGCTGTGTGCAGACTGCGCCATTGGTGGGCCATAGCG CTGACGACAGCAGTGACCAGTGCCTTTTTACTCGCAAAAGTGATCCTCTCAAAG CTTTTCTCCCAAGGGGCTTTCGGCTACGTGCTCCCCATCATTTCATTCCTCCTTGCCTGGATTGAGACGTGGTTCCTGGATTTCAAAGTCTTACCTcaagaggcagaagaggaaaata GACTCCTGATAGTTCAGGATGCTTCAGAGAGGGCGGCACTTATACCTGGTGGTCTTTCAGATGGTCAGTTTTATTCTCCACCTGAATCTGAAGCAG